From the Prunus dulcis chromosome 4, ALMONDv2, whole genome shotgun sequence genome, one window contains:
- the LOC117626428 gene encoding lactoylglutathione lyase GLX1, giving the protein MSEAEAKSAAPSAELLEWPKKDNRRLLHAVYRVGDLDRTIKFYTEALGMKLLRKRDIPEEKYSNAFLGFGPEESHFVVELTYNYGVSSYDIGTGFGHFAIATPDVKKLVEEVRAKGGNVTREPGPVKGGNSIIAFVKDPDGYTFEIIQRPSTPEPLCQVMLRVGDLERSIKFYEKALGLKLLRTIERPEYKYNIAILGYAEEDQTTILELTYNYGVTEYTKGNAYAQIAIGTDDVYKSAEVVNLVTQELGGKITRQPGPIPGLNTKITSFLDPDGWKTVLVDNEDFLKELQ; this is encoded by the exons ATGTCCGAGGCAGAGGCAAAATCAGCTGCTCCAAGCGCTGAGCTTTTGGAATGGCCGAAGAAGGACAACCGTCGCCTCCTTCACGCCGTGTACCGCGTCGGAGATCTCGATCGCACGATCAA GTTTTACACGGAGGCTCTAGGGATGAAGCTGTTGAGGAAGAGGGATATTCCTGAAGAGAAATACTCGAATGCATTTCTGGGATTTGGGCCTGAAGAGTCTCACTTCGTGGTCGAGTTGACCTACAATTATGGCGTGTCTTCTTATGATATCGGGACTGGTTTTGGACATTTCGCCATTGCTACTCCCGAT GTTAAAAAGCTAGTTGAAGAGGTTCGTGCCAAAGGTGGTAATGTGACGAGGGAGCCTGGTCCTGTGAAAGGTGGGAACAGCATCATTGCCTTTGTGAAGGACCCAGATGGTTACACATTTGAGATCATTCAGCGACCTTCCACCCCTGAGCCACTTTGTCAAGTAATGCTCCGCGTTGGTGATCTTGAACGCTCAATCAAGTTCTATGAAAAG GCTTTGGGCTTGAAGCTATTAAGGACGATTGAGAGGCCTGAATACAAG TACAACATAGCCATCCTGGGATATGCAGAGGAAGACCAGACAACCATTTTGGAGTTGACTTATAACTATGGTGTGACTGAATACACCAAGGGAAACGCATATGCGCAG ATTGCTATTGGTACTGATGATGTCTACAAAAGTGCTGAGGTTGTCAACTTGGTTACACAAGAACTTGGAGGAAAGATAACCAGGCAACCTGGACCAATTCCCGGACTTAACACCAAGATCACTTCTTTTCTGGATCCAGATGGCTGGAAAACT GTGCTGGTTGACAATGAGGATTTTCTCAAGGAACTGCAGTAA
- the LOC117626427 gene encoding arogenate dehydratase/prephenate dehydratase 1, chloroplastic isoform X2 yields the protein MAVKGAPTWCYAKTPCSHPGISDLGSTRSGLAFNLSFRKWECCCLGVASAQRAITPVEDEKPNLTGAESSGAIQRIEDNESRAFHKDMNLLPKPLTANDLSSPSDGSKVRVAYQGLPGAYSEDAALKAYPKCETVPCDQFEAAFKAVELWLVDKAVLPIENSVGGSIHRNYDLLLRHRLHIVGEVQLQVNHCLLGLPDVTKEELKRVLSHPQALAQCEMTLSSLGIVRINADDSALAAQMVASTGLRNTGAVASARAAKIYGLDILAEKIQDDDDNITRFLILAREPIIPGTDRPYKTSVVFTLEEGPGVLFKALAVFALRGINLTKIESRPQRQRPLRVVDDSNEGSAK from the exons ATGGCTGTCAAGGGTGCACCCACTTGGTGTTATGCTAAAACCCCTTGTTCGCATCCAGGCATCTCAGATTTGGGCTCAACTCGTTCTGGGTTGGCTTTCAATTTGAGTTTCCGCAAATGGGAATGTTGTTGTTTGGGTGTTGCTTCGGCTCAGAGAGCTATCACTCCGGTTGAAGATGAAAAGCCAAACTTGACCGGAGCCGAGTCTTCGGGGGCAATTCAACGGATTGAGGACAATGAGTCCAGGGCATTTCACAAGGATATGAACCTTCTTCCTA AACCATTGACAGCAAATGACCTTTCTTCTCCTAGTGATGGTTCAAAAGTGAGAGTTGCTTACCAG GGGTTACCGGGGGCATATAGTGAGGACGCTGCACTAAAAGCTTATCCGAAGTGTGAGACCGTCCCATGTGACCAGTTTGAAGCTGCGTTTAAG gCAGTTGAACTTTGGTTAGTGGATAAAGCAGTTCTTCCTATTGAGAATTCTGTTGGTGGAAGCATCCACCGTAATTATGACTTACTCCTTCGCCATAGATTGCACATAGTTGGAGAGGTACAATTGCAAGTGAACCATTGTCTTTTGGGATTACCTGATGTAACAAAAGAGGAATTAAAACGGGTTTTAAGCCATCCTCAG GCTCTTGCTCAATGTGAGATGACGCTAAGCAGTTTGGGAATCGTCAGAATCAATGCTGATGACTCTGCTCTGGCTGCGCAG ATGGTGGCCTCAACTGGCCTAAGAAATACGGGTGCGGTTGCAAGTGCTCGAGCTGCAAAAATCTATGGGCTTGACATTCTTGCAGAAAAAATTCAA GACGATGACGATAATATTACTCGCTTTCTGATACTTGCTAGAGAACCAATAATTCCAGGGACTGATAGGCCATATAAG ACGAGTGTTGTTTTCACTCTTGAAGAAGGTCCCGGTGTACTATTCAAAGCCTTAGCAGTGTTTGCTCTTAGGGGAATTAACTTGACAAAG ATAGAGAGTCGCCCACAGAGACAACGTCCATTAAGGGTTGTAGATGATTCCAATGAAGGGAGTGCCAAGTGA
- the LOC117626427 gene encoding arogenate dehydratase/prephenate dehydratase 1, chloroplastic isoform X1 yields MAVKGAPTWCYAKTPCSHPGISDLGSTRSGLAFNLSFRKWECCCLGVASAQRAITPVEDEKPNLTGAESSGAIQRIEDNESRAFHKDMNLLPKPLTANDLSSPSDGSKVRVAYQGLPGAYSEDAALKAYPKCETVPCDQFEAAFKAVELWLVDKAVLPIENSVGGSIHRNYDLLLRHRLHIVGEVQLQVNHCLLGLPDVTKEELKRVLSHPQALAQCEMTLSSLGIVRINADDSALAAQMVASTGLRNTGAVASARAAKIYGLDILAEKIQDDDDNITRFLILAREPIIPGTDRPYKTSVVFTLEEGPGVLFKALAVFALRGINLTKIESRPQRQRPLRVVDDSNEGSAKYFDYLFYIDFEASMAEPRAQYALGHLQEFARFLRVLGSYPMDTIP; encoded by the exons ATGGCTGTCAAGGGTGCACCCACTTGGTGTTATGCTAAAACCCCTTGTTCGCATCCAGGCATCTCAGATTTGGGCTCAACTCGTTCTGGGTTGGCTTTCAATTTGAGTTTCCGCAAATGGGAATGTTGTTGTTTGGGTGTTGCTTCGGCTCAGAGAGCTATCACTCCGGTTGAAGATGAAAAGCCAAACTTGACCGGAGCCGAGTCTTCGGGGGCAATTCAACGGATTGAGGACAATGAGTCCAGGGCATTTCACAAGGATATGAACCTTCTTCCTA AACCATTGACAGCAAATGACCTTTCTTCTCCTAGTGATGGTTCAAAAGTGAGAGTTGCTTACCAG GGGTTACCGGGGGCATATAGTGAGGACGCTGCACTAAAAGCTTATCCGAAGTGTGAGACCGTCCCATGTGACCAGTTTGAAGCTGCGTTTAAG gCAGTTGAACTTTGGTTAGTGGATAAAGCAGTTCTTCCTATTGAGAATTCTGTTGGTGGAAGCATCCACCGTAATTATGACTTACTCCTTCGCCATAGATTGCACATAGTTGGAGAGGTACAATTGCAAGTGAACCATTGTCTTTTGGGATTACCTGATGTAACAAAAGAGGAATTAAAACGGGTTTTAAGCCATCCTCAG GCTCTTGCTCAATGTGAGATGACGCTAAGCAGTTTGGGAATCGTCAGAATCAATGCTGATGACTCTGCTCTGGCTGCGCAG ATGGTGGCCTCAACTGGCCTAAGAAATACGGGTGCGGTTGCAAGTGCTCGAGCTGCAAAAATCTATGGGCTTGACATTCTTGCAGAAAAAATTCAA GACGATGACGATAATATTACTCGCTTTCTGATACTTGCTAGAGAACCAATAATTCCAGGGACTGATAGGCCATATAAG ACGAGTGTTGTTTTCACTCTTGAAGAAGGTCCCGGTGTACTATTCAAAGCCTTAGCAGTGTTTGCTCTTAGGGGAATTAACTTGACAAAG ATAGAGAGTCGCCCACAGAGACAACGTCCATTAAGGGTTGTAGATGATTCCAATGAAGGGAGTGCCAA GTATTTCGACTACCTCTTTTACATTGATTTTGAAGCTTCTATGGCAGAGCCCCGTGCCCAATATGCTTTGGGACATCTGCAG GAATTTGCAAGATTTCTCCGTGTCCTTGGTAGCTACCCAATGGACACAATTCCATAG